The DNA sequence TTTCGACGTAGGTTTTATTGCATCCTCTGTGCCTTTTTATGGGTAAAACAGAAGAGGATGTCTCCTAATACTTTCTTTACACTTGCTACTTTCTGAAAGAAATCATTCATAATCATTTTGTTATGCCAGAAATCCCTCCAGATTTGTGTCCACAGGGAAATGGGAAAAGACTTAATTATTATTCAATGGAATGTAAATGGTCATGCCGGCTCCCTCTGCAGTCATGTTACTGATGCGGCTGTGAAAGTGAGCGTGTGGAACGACTCTGAGCGCTCTCCCGCTCTTTCCCCAGGTGTCACGACCCTCAGCCAGAGCGTGCTCAGCAGGCCCATGCAGCGGAAGCTGGTGACGCTGGTCAACTgccagctggtggaggaggaggggcgggtgCGCGCCATGCGGGCGGGGCGCTCGCTGGGCGAGCGCACGGTCACCGAGCTCATCCTGCAGCACCAGAACCCCCAGCAGCTCTCGGCCAACCTGTGGGCCGCCGTGCGCGCCCGCGGCTGCCAGTTCCTGGGCCCCGGTGAGCAGCGCCGCCGGCGGACGCCGGGTCGCCCGCGCGAGACCGGCGTGGGCGCGCGAGCCCGGccgcgtgtgagagagagagagagagagagtacattTTGTTGCGCTCGttggcgtgtgtgcgtgtgcttttgtgtgcatgtgtgcgtgtctgaatGCCCGGGAACAGGCTGCCTACCTCACGCCCACTCCTCTGACTGTCTGTCAGGGAGCTGTGCTGTGGCTTTGGCTTATCCAAACAGCAGGGGGAGATTTATTCTGCTTGTGCCTTAGAACATGGGAGAAATCAACTCTTTCTGCCTCTGCACATTAAAATACCCAGCCTTGGACTTTGGCCAGGGAGTTATGGTTCGATGCATCATGGCTGCTACccattgtattaaaatgtgcGTGGATGTACTTAGCTGCATTGTACTGATTGTGCTGACAGCgagcagctgtgtgtgcttttggcAGCTCTGTGTGCTCTAATGGCTGTGTGCACTGCCATTTAGGAGGGAGCCATCACACTGCAGTGTTCAGGCTGAAACGGACAGCTGCCCTGGGGCTGAACGCCCTTTCTTACTGTAGCTCGGACTGTGTCTCTGGGCCCCTTCCTTCCTGTCCGTGACTCCACCTCTGTCTAGTGTCTGATGATGATTACTCATAGGGCAGATTCTGACTGAGGGGACAGTGGATTTCAAACCTGACTTTACTTGAGTCTCTAAGCCTGAGAAGACAGGGGTTGTGATGTCAGCAATGACAGTGATGGCATCTGCACCAGTGTAGTGTAGTTACACTGTTCTGTGTCAGTGGTCGGCGTGgttacagtacagtgtgtcTTGTCCATCTCAGCCATGCAGGAAGATGCCCTTAAGCTGGTGCTGCTGGCTCTGGAGGATGGCTCAGCACTGTCCAGAAAGGTGCTGGTCCTTTTTGTGGTGCAGAAGCTGGAGGCGCGGTTCCCCCAGGCGTCCAAGACCAGCATTGGCCATGTGGTGCAGCTGCTGTACCGGGCCTCCTGCTTCAAGGTAAGGGTCCGATCAGGCTGATCACTCAGCTGTTTCTCCAGTGGTTACTTTATCCACAGGCTGGGGGTGCACTTATCACCATTCACAATTTGAAGCTGTGAAGGAAAGTAACCGAACCATTCTGAAAGCCATTGCACATTTGAAGGGTTTGATCGTACTGTACATGCTCATATTCAGGCACTAACGTGTcttctaaaaatgtattgagtGCCACTCTCTTCTCTGCCATGTCTGACACATGGGTTGTTTCCTGAACATGAATGTATTTCTTGACCAAGGGCTGTGAAGATCTCAAACAACAGGATGGTCGCTGCCATCTACGCAGTAAAGTGTTCAGTGTGAAATCAACTCTTGCAGAGTACATAATGGttcctattggactcatatgtactctgttagagtttaattaactctggacattttgctgtgcacTGTTGTATAGTGTTTATGTTGTTCTTCCTGTGCTTCCAATCCAAAATGtccttgaaaaaaataatttatgctCGCTACTACGGTCACATAGTCTCTCATAACAGAATCACGCAGCCCAAACAAATTAGGGAGAGTCAGTGGACAGCGACATggacatttatatatttgtgtggtTGAAATTGAATAGCGAAATGCAGGTGACTGCGATTACAACTGGTTGAAATGTAAGgtgatttgatttttaaaccCAGCAGAAGCCTGCTGGTGTGGAAAGGAACCTCAGGGCTGATTCACAAAAGCATTAGTTCTGTCTGCCCTGGCACATTTCGTACCCAAATAGAATGGTAATTACTCCTGAGGAGTTGCCAGTCCTAGCTTGGGTTGGCAGGACTGGATAAGAGTTTCAGGATTCCAGGGTAGAGGCCATAAGGATTATTTTACTCTCCTTGTGGACCCAGTGACGTCCTTAATTCAGATACTATTGCTCAAACTGGATTCCACATCGTTCATATTCCTGTGATGTCACCTCTCAGTGATTCATAACATTAACAGGTGTGCTTTTATGTAATCTGGGCCAAGTAAGCAGGAGGGAACCTACGTTtgggaattaaataaattatgttggTTAGTTTGGTTGGTCAGCAGTATCATGTCTTTCAGATACTGTTTAATCAGCCCTATTTCCCTGAGCAGTTTCTGTTGGGAAATTATGACAATTCTGTCTTTAGAATTGGTTGTTGGacagctgttctgtgtgtaccatCTCCAGATCCTTTGCATAAAGAGACACAGTTTCTGGCTTTGTGAGGTTAACTGTCATAATGACAGGGTATGGGGTAATTTACCTCAAGAAAAACTACTTGTTCATATGTAAGACTAAAACCCATGTTAATAGTTCACTACCTTGGCCATTGGAAGCATGGCTTGTGGGGCTGGCTGACCAGGTATGCCAGGTATTTCCCAGAGTGCATCGGTGTTATAAGTTTGAAGTTTGAAAAGTTCAAGGTTGTTTCAGACAATTCGATGTCTTGTGTGCCACATTGCTCCAGCTGATCAGGAAGTAAGTGTAAGATGTGTGCAGTATTGCTGGCTTTCTCAGTCTCACCTGCCTGTGGATAACACAGTGTCTCTCTGGTGGTCTGATGATGATGACTCATAGGGCAGATTCTGACTGGGGGGACTGTGGTTCTCACACCTGATTTGATTGGAGTGTCCCAGTCTGAGGACACCTAGAGACACAAATAGCTGTACTTTACCAGACTTTCAAACTTAAGTGAAACTGAAAGTCCTGGCAAGCCTCAACAGGTTTCCTGGCACattattgttttctgttacTTGAGCACGCTATAAATATCGCCACGTTTTAGGCCCTAATGCGGAAACGGTTGTCTCACTAAAGTGGGATTAATGAGAGCGCGGGCGCATACCTGGCTTCCCAGGTGACGAAGCGAGACGAGGACTCGTCGCTGATGCAGCTGAAGGAGGAGTTCCGCACGTACGAGGCGCTGCGGCGCGAGCACGACGCCCAGATCGTCCACATCGCCATGGAGGCGGGCCTGCGCATCTCGCCCGAGCAGTGGTCCTCGCTGCTGTACGGCGACCTCGTCCACAAGTCACACATGCAGTCCATCATTGACAAGGTATTGCTGTCACACAACAGCCAATGAAACATTTCTCATTATACACCAACTGCCACTAAAAGACGTGCGTGTTAGGTGCGTTCCTGCAGTTGTCCTTGACCAAGGCAcgggcctcagaactggagttggtccccgggcgctgcactgtggctgcccactgctcctaagtaactaggatgggtcaaatgcagaggacaaattaccccacggggttcaataaaaagtATATCTTTATATCTTATATCTTATATATCTTTAATGCACGAATCACACACCGTGCTGTCTGTCACAACAGAATCTGTCATTTACACACCCCTCAGATTACACCAGGCCACACATTTGAGATACACATATGCACTGGAAAAATGGACTGTATACCAGCCATTTTGTAGCCGACAGTgttgtcagaaacttctgaAAATACCTCAGTAATCCTTCATCGCATGCAATAACTGTATAGGCCAAtcagaaaacattaaaattgaaattaagcCACAgaaccccagaaagtgaactattcctttaatgagctgtgtgttattttgttaattgtttcttttttttgggtcacTCAAGCTCCAGTCCCCAGAATCTTTTGCAAAGAGTGTCCAGGAGCTGACAATCGTGCTGCAGAGGACAGGAGACCCGGCCAACTTGAACAGTCTAAGACCTCacctggagctgctggccaATATTGATCACAATCCAGGTAACAGCATGTCTGAGTGTACGGCTGTCACAGTGAGGACTCTATGTCTCTACTCTCTACTCTGGATTGAGGTTCTTTGATGTGTGAATATGCTGTAGGGTggtcttgtttgtgtgtggattttGGAGACTCACCATAGTTTCCTGTGTCTGTATATTTGATTTGAAGATGCCGCCTCCCCCTCTtgggagcagctggagcaggtgaTGCTGGCGGTGAAGCTGGTGGTCCACAGCCTGGTGGACTTCATCCAGAACTTCAGCAAGAAGAGCCACGAGGCTCCACAGGTAGCCACCAATCAATCGATCACTTTTTTCATCATTCATTCACTCCGTCAAACTGTCCACCTGTCAGTCAATCACGTTATTTTTTAACCTAATTCTCTGGCACCAGCAAGAGCTTGAGAATAGATACACATGACAGATGAACTGGCTGTGGTTTTGGGCTTGTGTTATATGTACAGACTGACTGtggtgtggggttagggttaggtgtaCAGACTGGCTGtggtgtggggttagggttaggtgtaCAGACTGGCTGtggtgtggtgtttgtgttaGGTGTACAGACTGACTGtggtgtggggttagggttaggtgtaCAGACTGGCTGTGGTGTGGGGCTTGTGTTATATATACAGACTGGCTGAGGTGTGGGGCCTGTGTTATATATACAGACTGGCTGTGGTGTGGGGTTTGTGTTAGGTGTACAGACTGGCTGAGgtgttgggtttgggttaggtgTACAGACTGGCTGTGGTGTGGGGTTTGTGTTAGGTGTACAGACTGGCTGAGGTGTGGGGTTTGTGTTAGATATACAGACTGACTGTGGTGTGGGGCTTGTGTTAGGTGTACAGACTGAGGTGTGTTTAATGGATGGTGTTTTCTCTTCAGCCACAGCCCAACAGCAAGTACAAGACCAGCATGTGTAGAGACCTGCGACAGCAAGGAGGCTGTCCCCGTGGGGCCAACTGCACCTTCGCCCATTCCCAGGATGAGCTGGAGAAGTGAGCGAGCCagcccacacacaaacccacacaccacgagcacatgaacacacatatacacatatacacacaaacccacacaccacgagcacatgaacacacatatacacacaaacccacacaccaCGAGCACAtgaacacgcatacacacatatacacacaaacccacacaccaCGAGCACATGAACACgaatatacacacaaacccacacaccaCGAGCACAtgaacacgcatacacacatatacacacaaacccacacaccaCGAGCACATgaacacgcatatacacacaaacccacacaccaCGAGCACATgaacacgcatatacacacaaacccacacaccaCGAGCACAtgaacacgcatacacacatatacacacaaacccacacaccaCGAGCACAtgaacacgcatacacacgcatacacacacaaacccacacactgcGCTCTGCGTACTGTGTCATCACGTTTGATATTTACTCATTActtcctctgctcctctgtACTTGGAGTTTCTGGTCATTCACACAAACCTATCCCCCTATCCCACTCCCCTGCCACAGTCAGGGGTCCCCCTGTTAACCCCTGTCACCCCTGTGCCATTCCTGAAAGTCCTCTCTGCCGTAGGTTCAGGATGAGAAATAAGAAGATCAGCGGAGCCGTGAGACCCTTCCCTCTGCCCCAGGCAGTTTTGGGGAAAACTGTGACCAGCCCTGGGAACGTCCCAGCGGGTGGGGTCTCCCTGGGAGGTCCTGAGGGGACAGAAAAGGGGGCGTCTCCGACGGAGAGCATGGGGCTCATCCCTCGGGGCGGAGAGACCCTGGATAAGATGAAGAGGGCGGTTCGAAACGGATCCAACGGAGTGATTCCTCCGGGCCTTCCTGCTTCGGGTCCCAGCGAGCTGTAAGTCCCGTCGCCCTCCAGGGGCACTGCCACCCAGTCAGAGCTACAGCTGTTTCTAATGACTGAGACCACAAATCTAAATGATGAGAGGTTTTATTAATCCTGTTAGCCTTATTGAATAAGCCTTAGCATTTAGCCCCTGGTGAAGACACAGTGAGTAGGTCCTGGTCTGAGGTTTGCACGCTCTGTACTCGTGTCTTTCAGGAAGCCCATCTCTCCCCCAAAGACACCCGTCAGTCACATCTGTGCTACCTCACCTCATGCCCCTGGAGCCGGAGCGGACAGCGGCTCCGCACACCCCAAACATGGGCATTTCATCGCCAGGGGGGCCCCATTCCCTCCCCAGCAATCTGATGTTTACTTCCAGGATCCACAGGCACCTTATGACACCCCACCCTACCACCCAGCCAGTGAGTACATTCAGGGCTGAGGTCTGGAAACTCAGGCTGTATTGTTAGGAGCTAATGTAGTAAAAGCAGATGCAAGCTGTACTTTCGGTGAGGCTAGGAGGTCGTACATAAAGTGCTCTGAATCCTGTGCCCTGCCCTCTTCTTCCACAGGTAATTACTATGCCTCCCCAGTGCCCCCGCTGAAACAATGCACTGCCCGCTTTTTCCGCAACGTGCCCGAATCCTCACTCCCCCCCGCGATGGCGCCGTACTCCGAGCAgcacccccctttccccccgcGGGAGCGCCTGGGccctgccccctaccccccacccccgcagtACGGCCACCTGACCCACGCCCACGGCGTCTACGCCCCCGTCTACGACAGCCGGCGCCTGTGGCGTCCGCAGCTGTACCACCGCGAGGACGCGCGGAGCAACTCGCTCCCCCCCGAGGTTCTGCACTCCTCCGTGTACCAGACCCCCCTGAGAGAGCGCTACAACTCGCTGGACGCGTCCTTCTGCTCGGACGGGGAGCAGAGAGCAGCGCTGCAGAGGGTGAGCTTGCCCTCACGGACGGTGACTGAGCAGAGCCGGGCCTCGGGTTTCCGTGGCCCTGACCAAGAATGTTGTTGTGGCCCCAAAGTAAATCACACCCACCACTTAAacctgaattgtgtggccctAAATGACGGCAGTGTGTTTATGCCAGTGGCCGGCTCTGTGACTAAGCTGGCAGCTAACTAGAGGGCTATAAATGGTGTGTAACAGGTGATTCTCAGATATGTGCTGTATTTGATTTGGGTTTGCTCCAGCGTTGCCTCAGTAGCTAAATAAGTGAGACAGTACATCCATACTACAAACATGACATCTGCAGACATATTCTTCatcttgttttattaaaatgtggctgataaaaaagacaggaaattaagAGCTTTCCAAAAACCCTGGTGGACAGTATGGGAAGGAGAGGGTAGCTGTGTTCCATCAGGAGCAAGGACAGAAGAGCTATtgtgagtgtggtgtggtgcagtAAGACAATAAACAGCCGAGTGAAATAAGTCCTCCAGTAGGTTTTTGCCAAACTGGGTGCGTACTGGAGCACACCTCACTGGCTTgcgtctgattggccagtggaGGAACTCGTGTTCGGACGGGGTAAGCCTCACAGCCCTTGTTTCCTCAGGACATGTACAGTCATGTGCCCGTTGGGTATGAGGACCTCTTCAGACGAAAACCAGAGCAGTGGGCCCAGCACCAACTGGGCAACAGGCCCTcgccctcctcccctctcttcacTGTTGATTTCAGCTCTGAGGTGGGCCTGCATGCGACTTAGACTTCCAAATCATGTCATAAAATCTACAGTATGTTATTATTTGACTCAAGTTGCTACAAAGTACTCTCTTTGCTAAGAATATCAGATACATAGCTTATTGAACGTGGACAACTGACAACTGACAACTGAATTGCTAGcagctgtgttgtgtggtgtgcaggcatatgtgtatgtgtgtgtgtgtgtatgtgggcatgtatgggtgcgtttgcatgtgtgtgtgtgtgtgtgtgtgtgtatgtgcatgggcATGTacgtgggcgtgtgtgtgtgtgtgtgtgtttgtgtgtgcatgggcgtgtgcgtgtgtgggtgtgtgcgcatatgcgtgtgtgtgcatgtgtacgtgcgcgtgtgtgtttgcatgcatttgtttaagCCCTCTGGGTTGGAGCTGGTTCAGAACAGAAATAGGGACACTGAGTCACTCCATGTTGCTATGCTCAGTGCTGTCGTGTGCTGAACATCTGTTTGCGGGAGTGAGGAACATaaacccactctctctctctaatcctcagcgctctctctgtctttgacTCTCAGCTCTCGGAGAGTGGAGGCGGGGACTGTGTGGGCTGTAAGTACCGGGGGGAGGAGAATCTGACCCACTACTCCCCCTGGTCCTGCGGCACCATCAGCACCTGCATCAGCAGCGTCGAGTCTGACCCCCCCGTCATGGCAACCTCCACTTCAGAGCTGACCGTgagttttaattatttcaaatatttatcttGGTATTTTATTAGGACTAGAGTTAGCTGTAGTACTACAGACATGGTTTTTGTAATGTACACGCATTTCCATTAAGTTAAGTATTTAAGTAGGCGGGTAGAATATTTCGTATTCATACATTTCCACAATGTTTGATGAGAGTGATAATGATATGACTTGCTGTTACACAACAGCCACTGACAAAAGGCTGACAAACAGGCTCATAAGGGTTTAAGGTCAGAGATCAAAGGCCAAGAGTAAACTGCAGTGAGATATACTGTAGCGGCTGCGCTGGCACAGTCTCCATTATGGCGAGCCC is a window from the Anguilla anguilla isolate fAngAng1 chromosome 14, fAngAng1.pri, whole genome shotgun sequence genome containing:
- the rc3h2 gene encoding roquin-2 isoform X2 — translated: MPVQAAQWTEFLSCPICYNEFDGSGHKPISLGCSHTVCKTCLHKLHRKACPFDQTAISTDIDLLPVNCALLQLVGAQVTDQTVTLSSLVESKHYEASRQCVEELALYLKPISGGKGVTTLSQSVLSRPMQRKLVTLVNCQLVEEEGRVRAMRAGRSLGERTVTELILQHQNPQQLSANLWAAVRARGCQFLGPAMQEDALKLVLLALEDGSALSRKVLVLFVVQKLEARFPQASKTSIGHVVQLLYRASCFKVTKRDEDSSLMQLKEEFRTYEALRREHDAQIVHIAMEAGLRISPEQWSSLLYGDLVHKSHMQSIIDKLQSPESFAKSVQELTIVLQRTGDPANLNSLRPHLELLANIDHNPDAASPSWEQLEQVMLAVKLVVHSLVDFIQNFSKKSHEAPQPQPNSKYKTSMCRDLRQQGGCPRGANCTFAHSQDELEKFRMRNKKISGAVRPFPLPQAVLGKTVTSPGNVPAGGVSLGGPEGTEKGASPTESMGLIPRGGETLDKMKRAVRNGSNGVIPPGLPASGPSELKPISPPKTPVSHICATSPHAPGAGADSGSAHPKHGHFIARGAPFPPQQSDVYFQDPQAPYDTPPYHPASNYYASPVPPLKQCTARFFRNVPESSLPPAMAPYSEQHPPFPPRERLGPAPYPPPPQYGHLTHAHGVYAPVYDSRRLWRPQLYHREDARSNSLPPEVLHSSVYQTPLRERYNSLDASFCSDGEQRAALQRDMYSHVPVGYEDLFRRKPEQWAQHQLGNRPSPSSPLFTVDFSSELSESGGGDCVGCKYRGEENLTHYSPWSCGTISTCISSVESDPPVMATSTSELTDLEARGLKHRLHSFEPPRRLKDEDPIIPFGEGPIISKWGAISRASRTGYHTTDPVQATASQGRATTTPINFRDYGPYHQSDYRWSSHGCEASSHSCFLQSDQLGVSELSACCKSSSSREKQNADLLQAEYCEDTADRVPDRDIELELSALDMEDSSSQDDKAEESHDLRMHSHGNHHSNGTVTGNGHQRTQPDTLSPDKTGAHLLKKMAFRKSGSPTGLGVMKTGPSRVGEVSHPSAGAEMLLNS
- the rc3h2 gene encoding roquin-2 isoform X1, which gives rise to MPVQAAQWTEFLSCPICYNEFDGSGHKPISLGCSHTVCKTCLHKLHRKACPFDQTAISTDIDLLPVNCALLQLVGAQVTDQTVTLSSLVESKHYEASRQCVEELALYLKPISGGKGVTTLSQSVLSRPMQRKLVTLVNCQLVEEEGRVRAMRAGRSLGERTVTELILQHQNPQQLSANLWAAVRARGCQFLGPAMQEDALKLVLLALEDGSALSRKVLVLFVVQKLEARFPQASKTSIGHVVQLLYRASCFKVTKRDEDSSLMQLKEEFRTYEALRREHDAQIVHIAMEAGLRISPEQWSSLLYGDLVHKSHMQSIIDKLQSPESFAKSVQELTIVLQRTGDPANLNSLRPHLELLANIDHNPDAASPSWEQLEQVMLAVKLVVHSLVDFIQNFSKKSHEAPQPQPNSKYKTSMCRDLRQQGGCPRGANCTFAHSQDELEKFRMRNKKISGAVRPFPLPQAVLGKTVTSPGNVPAGGVSLGGPEGTEKGASPTESMGLIPRGGETLDKMKRAVRNGSNGVIPPGLPASGPSELKPISPPKTPVSHICATSPHAPGAGADSGSAHPKHGHFIARGAPFPPQQSDVYFQDPQAPYDTPPYHPASNYYASPVPPLKQCTARFFRNVPESSLPPAMAPYSEQHPPFPPRERLGPAPYPPPPQYGHLTHAHGVYAPVYDSRRLWRPQLYHREDARSNSLPPEVLHSSVYQTPLRERYNSLDASFCSDGEQRAALQRDMYSHVPVGYEDLFRRKPEQWAQHQLGNRPSPSSPLFTVDFSSELSESGGGDCVGCKYRGEENLTHYSPWSCGTISTCISSVESDPPVMATSTSELTDLEARGLKHRLHSFEPPRRLKDEDPIIPFGEGPIISKWGAISRASRTGYHTTDPVQATASQGRATTTPINFRGVGAGHTHPKPDYGPYHQSDYRWSSHGCEASSHSCFLQSDQLGVSELSACCKSSSSREKQNADLLQAEYCEDTADRVPDRDIELELSALDMEDSSSQDDKAEESHDLRMHSHGNHHSNGTVTGNGHQRTQPDTLSPDKTGAHLLKKMAFRKSGSPTGLGVMKTGPSRVGEVSHPSAGAEMLLNS